One genomic window of Triplophysa rosa linkage group LG11, Trosa_1v2, whole genome shotgun sequence includes the following:
- the tbl3 gene encoding transducin beta-like protein 3: MAGSTLPFKSNYAVSSKIEPFYKGGKVQISQDEQYIFCTCGPRVNVLQIDTGKIIHSIEQDDQEDITSFCLSHDDQMLVTASRALLLKQWDWKQENCTRSWKAIHNVPVASMTFDCTSTLLATGGCDGTIKLWDVLKQYCTHNLKGSSGVVHLVEFHPDISRLQLFSSSMHCGIRIWDLRTSKCVCVLESHYSAVTSLAFSPDGQTLVSSGRDKICTVWDLKEKKVKRTVPVYEAVEGVVILTEKSHYSQMGVKSNDLYFVTAGSKGVLRVWESSSARCVFTQTDAPALSTDEGDVDPRCLVHCLPMLQSDRLVTVTAEHNILIYQLPSVTVQQQFVGYNDDILDTKFLGKDNTHIVVATNSSQLKVFELATNSCQILYGHTDTILSIDVFRKGSMFASCAKDKSIRLWSMDLESGRVHCVAQGSGHSNAVGSIACSRLKNILLVSGSQDCTVKVWDVSETLSDAGCEPAVMTARHTEKAHDKDVNSVAISPNDKLVVSGSQDRTAKLWSLPDMSLLGVFRGHSRGVWCVQFSPVDQVVATASADGSIKLWGIHDFSCLKTFEGHDASVLKIIFVSRGTQVVSAGSDGLVKLWTIKTNECVKTFDAHQDKVWALHGSGRDDLMVTGSADSTITIWKDVTEVELEEEQAKQEDQVLKQQELANLLHEKKYVKALGIAISLDQPHTVLKVIKEIRQQDSGIPQLEKTLLKLRQDQKESVLRYCVVWNTNSRSCLDAQAVLQVLLTHVSPEEILQYQGARTHLEGLIPYTERHMQRIGRLLQSSMFLDYIWQKMRITGGIESLSLDDDEMDTSAQDIFIIDKQPMKTGNGQTNERREAEEGDVDASDNSVVENIDESVTACKSPNVGNKNGGQNEGEESSEDSEDEDDIMEISSFPTKSAGPVCCITASIR, encoded by the exons ATGGCTGGTAGCACGCTGCCATTTAAATCAAA TTATGCGGTGTCCAGCAAAATCGAGCCGTTTTACAAGGGAGGTAAAGTACAG ATCAGTCAAGatgaacaatacattttttgcacatgtggACCACGAGTCAACGTTTTGCAAATTGACACAGGAAAAATTATCCATAGCATCGAGCAG GATGATCAGGAGGACATCACATCATTCTGTCTTAGTCATGATGATCAG ATGCTTGTCACCGCCAGCAGGGCTTTGCTTCTGAAGCAGTGGGATTGGAAGCAGGAGAATTGCACTCGATCATGGAAGGCCATCCACAACGTGCCGGTGGCCAGCATGACGTTTGACTGCACCTCCACTCTGCTGGCTACAG GTGGTTGTGATGGCACTATAAAGCTCTGGGATGTTTTGAAGCAGTATTGCACCCACAATCTCAAAGGATCTTCTGGAGTTGTGCA TCTGGTTGAGTTCCATCCAGACATCAGCAGGCTGCAGCTCTTTTCCTCTTCAATGCACTGTGGCATTCGTATATGGGACCTACGGACCagcaagtgtgtttgtgttcttgaGAGCCACTACAGTGCCGTCACATCTTTGGCTTTCTCTCCGGATGGCCAGACTCTGGTCAg ttcTGGCCGAGACAAAATCTGTACAGTGTGGGACCTGAAGGAGAAGAAAGTGAAGAGAACTGTGCCTGTTTATGAG gcAGTGGAAGGTGTTGTTATTCTCACTGAGAAGAGCCATTACTCTCAGATGGGTGTTAAGAGCAACGACTTATACTTTGTCACAGCTGGCAGTAAAG GTGTTCTTAGAGTGTGGGAGTCCAGCTCAGCACGTTGTGTGTTCACCCAGACCGATGCTCCTGCTCTCAGCACAGATGAGGGTGATGTGGACCCACGCTGTCTGGTGCACTGCCTGCCCATGCTCCAATCTGACAGACTCGTCACAGTCACAGCAGAGCACAACATCCTCATCTATCAGCTGCCCTCTGTCACAGTACAGCAGCAG TTTGTTGGCTACAATGATGATATCTTGGACACAAAGTTTCTGGGAAAGGACAACACCCACATTGTTGTGGCCACTAACAGCTCTCAGCTGAAAGTCTTTGAATTGGCTACCAATAGCTGCCagatattgtatggacacacag ATACCATCTTGTCTATAGATGTGTTTCGAAAGGGTTCCATGTTTGCAAGCTGTGCAAAG GACAAGAGCATCCGGTTGTGGAGTATGGATCTTGAGAGCGGCCGTGTGCACTGCGTGGCTCAGGGCAGCGGACACTCTAATGCTGTGGGCTCGATTGCCTGCTCCAG GTTGAAGAATATCTTGCTGGTGTCAGGCAGTCAGGACTGTACTGTTAAGGTTTGGGATGTGTCGGAGACTCTGTCTGATGCTGGGTGTGAACCAGCGGTAATGACAGCTCGACACACAGAGAAAGCTCATGACAAG gatGTGAACAGCGTGGCCATCTCTCCCAATGACAAACTTGTGGTGTCCGGCTCTCAAGACCGCACGGCTAAACTCTGGTCTTTGCCTGATATGAGTCTGTTGGGGGTTTTCAGAGGTCACAGTCGGGGCGTCTGGTGTGTTCAGTTCTCTCCTGTGGATCAGGTTGTGGCCACGGCCTCGGCCGACGGCTCCATCAAACTCTGGGGCATTCATGACTTCAGCTGCCTCAAG ACTTTTGAGGGCCACGATGCTTCTGTGCTGAAGATCATATTTGTCAGTCGAGGAACGCAGGTGGTCTCTGC TGGTTCCGATGGGCTGGTGAAATTATGGACTATAAAAACAAACGAGTGTGTGAAGACCTTCGACGCACACCAGGACAAGGTTTGGGCTCTGCACGGCAGCGGCAGGGATGACCTGATGGTGACCGGATCCGCCGACTCCACCATCACCATCTGGAAG GATGTGACTGAGGTGGAGCTCGAAGAAGAGCAGGCCAAACAAGAAGACCAAGTCCTCAA GCAACAGGAGTTGGCAAATCTCCTTCATGAGAAGAAGTACGTAAAGGCTCTGGGTATTGCCATCTCTCTGGATCAACCACACACTGTCCTCAAAGTCATCAAAG AAATTCGCCAGCAGGACAGTGGCATACCACAGCTAGAAAAGACCCTCCTGAAACTCCGTCAGGATCAGAAAG AGTCGGTGTTGCGGTACTGTGTGGTGTGGAACACTAACTCACGGAGCTGTCTGGATGCTCAAGCTGTCCTTCAGGTGCTCCTCACACACGTCAGCCCAGAGGAGATACTGCAGTATCAAGGGGCCCGTACCCATCTAGAGGGCCTCATCCCGTATACGG AGAGACATATGCAGAGGATTGGCCGTCTCCTGCAGTCTTCCATGTTTTTGGATTACATATGGCAGAAAATGCGTATCACGGGAGGTATAGAGAG TTTAAGCTTGGATGATGATGAGATGGACACTAGTGCTCAAGACATCTTCATCATAGACAAGCAACCGATGAAGACGGGAAACGGTCAGACAAATGAGCGACGAGAAGCTGAAGAGGGAGATGTAGATGCTTCAGACAATAGCGTAGTAGAGAATATTGATGAAAGTGTCACTGCATGTAAAAGTCCCAATGTAGGCAACAAGAACGGGGGTCAGAATGAAGGTGAAGAGTCCAGTGAGGACAGTGAAGATGAAGATGACATCATGGAAATATCCTCTTTTCCAACTAAATCTGCAGGCCCCGTCTGCTGTATAACAGCATCTATAAGGTGA
- the LOC130561309 gene encoding protein SCO1 homolog, mitochondrial isoform X2: MMSYVRSMGLTTVLSVQSMRCQIFRSVRVSNSHIFNTREANTCAVLSQSNTLFRRCWTAPRVSLISIRTLSTLPPSPSSGQNKSSDKKTGPVTWKSLAITFALGGGLLLGMKYLKREKEERIERERTKSIGRPALGGPFSLVDHNNKPAKSEDFLGKIKTLPDLLPILITIDPDRDTTEAMSAYVKEFSPNLIGLTGTTAQIEQVSRAYRVYYSQGPKDEDSDYIVDHTIIMYLVGPDGQFLEYFGQNKKSSEISASIASHMRKYK, encoded by the exons ATGATGTCATATGTCAGAAGTATGGGTTTAACAACGGTGTTAAGTGTACAGAGTATGAGATGTCAAATATTTAGATCGGTGCGTGTCAGCAATTCACACATCTTTAACACGAGAGAAGCTAACACATGCGCAGTGCTTTCACAGAGCAACACACTG TTTAGGAGATGTTGGACAGCACCACGTGTGTCTCTTATAAGCATACGGACACTGTCCACACTACCTCCTTCACCCTCATCTGGACAGAACAAATCCAGCGACAAAAAGACTGGC CCAGTGACTTGGAAATCTCTTGCTATCACATTTGCGTTGGGAGGAGGTTTACTTTTGGGGATGAAGTActtaaagagagaaaaagaagaaa ggATTGAGAGGGAAAGAACTAAGTCAATAGGAAGACCAGCACTAGGGGGTCCATTCTCACTAGTGGACCACAACAATAAACCCGCAAAGAGTGAAGATTTCCTCGGCAA AATTAAGACGCTTCCAGATTTATTACCAATTCTCATCACAATTGATCCGGACAGAGACACAACAGAGGCGATGTCAGCTTACGTCAAAG AGTTTTCTCCAAATCTGATCGGCTTGACAGGCACAACTGCTCAAATCGAACAAGTGTCCAGAGCCTACAGAGTGTACTACAGCCAGGGCCCTAAAGATGAAGACAGCGACTACATA GTTGATCACACCATCATTATGTATCTGGTGGGACCTGATGGTCAATTCTTGGAGTATTTTGGACAGAACAAAAAATCTTCAGAGATCTCAGCATCCATTGCGTCCCACATGAGGAAGTACAAATAG
- the LOC130561309 gene encoding protein SCO1 homolog, mitochondrial isoform X1, whose product MMSYVRSMGLTTVLSVQSMRCQIFRSVRVSNSHIFNTREANTCAVLSQSNTLFRRCWTAPRVSLISIRTLSTLPPSPSSGQNKSSDKKTGPVTWKSLAITFALGGGLLLGMKYLKREKEERIERERTKSIGRPALGGPFSLVDHNNKPAKSEDFLGKWVLIYFGFTHCPDICPDELEKMIEVVDEIDRIKTLPDLLPILITIDPDRDTTEAMSAYVKEFSPNLIGLTGTTAQIEQVSRAYRVYYSQGPKDEDSDYIVDHTIIMYLVGPDGQFLEYFGQNKKSSEISASIASHMRKYK is encoded by the exons ATGATGTCATATGTCAGAAGTATGGGTTTAACAACGGTGTTAAGTGTACAGAGTATGAGATGTCAAATATTTAGATCGGTGCGTGTCAGCAATTCACACATCTTTAACACGAGAGAAGCTAACACATGCGCAGTGCTTTCACAGAGCAACACACTG TTTAGGAGATGTTGGACAGCACCACGTGTGTCTCTTATAAGCATACGGACACTGTCCACACTACCTCCTTCACCCTCATCTGGACAGAACAAATCCAGCGACAAAAAGACTGGC CCAGTGACTTGGAAATCTCTTGCTATCACATTTGCGTTGGGAGGAGGTTTACTTTTGGGGATGAAGTActtaaagagagaaaaagaagaaa ggATTGAGAGGGAAAGAACTAAGTCAATAGGAAGACCAGCACTAGGGGGTCCATTCTCACTAGTGGACCACAACAATAAACCCGCAAAGAGTGAAGATTTCCTCGGCAAGTGGGTTCTGATCTATTTCGGATTCACACACTGTCCAGATATTTGTCCTGATGAGCTGGAGAAAATGATTGAGGTCGTAGATGAGATTG ACAGAATTAAGACGCTTCCAGATTTATTACCAATTCTCATCACAATTGATCCGGACAGAGACACAACAGAGGCGATGTCAGCTTACGTCAAAG AGTTTTCTCCAAATCTGATCGGCTTGACAGGCACAACTGCTCAAATCGAACAAGTGTCCAGAGCCTACAGAGTGTACTACAGCCAGGGCCCTAAAGATGAAGACAGCGACTACATA GTTGATCACACCATCATTATGTATCTGGTGGGACCTGATGGTCAATTCTTGGAGTATTTTGGACAGAACAAAAAATCTTCAGAGATCTCAGCATCCATTGCGTCCCACATGAGGAAGTACAAATAG